A stretch of the Buchananella sp. 14KM1171 genome encodes the following:
- a CDS encoding DUF47 domain-containing protein, with product MRLRPTPTNGHLFDLYAQVGTHLTAAAAALSKLISADMHEREALMDALHEAEHGADDAIHAVFERMNSTFVTPLDRDDLADLATTLDDCVDLIDEAGEFFYLYKVSRVPAELVEQVSLVEKCAEITTEVLPNLRTPSNLREYWMEINRLENAGDRVYRKCVGNLFENEKDPIELIKLKEVTCALEAAIDSFEKFAHVVETIALKEA from the coding sequence GTGCGATTGCGCCCAACGCCCACCAACGGCCACCTTTTTGACCTCTACGCCCAGGTGGGAACTCACCTGACTGCTGCGGCAGCTGCGCTGTCGAAACTGATCTCGGCGGACATGCACGAGCGCGAGGCGCTCATGGACGCTCTGCACGAGGCCGAGCACGGCGCGGACGACGCGATTCACGCCGTGTTCGAGCGCATGAATTCCACGTTCGTCACCCCGCTGGACCGCGACGACCTGGCCGACCTGGCCACCACGCTGGACGACTGCGTGGACCTGATCGACGAAGCCGGTGAGTTCTTCTACCTCTACAAGGTTTCCCGCGTCCCCGCCGAGCTGGTGGAGCAGGTCTCCCTGGTGGAGAAGTGCGCGGAGATCACGACGGAGGTGCTGCCCAACCTGCGCACCCCCTCCAACCTGCGCGAGTACTGGATGGAGATCAACCGCCTGGAGAACGCGGGCGACCGCGTCTACCGCAAGTGCGTCGGCAACCTGTTCGAGAACGAGAAGGACCCCATCGAGCTGATCAAGCTCAAGGAGGTCACCTGCGCGCTCGAGGCCGCCATCGACTCCTTCGAGAAGTTCGCGCACGTGGTGGAGACGATCGCACTTAAGGAAGCGTGA
- a CDS encoding FABP family protein produces the protein MTLSLPDGLAPEVYPLAWLVGSWQGFGELAYPGIDAGLVIHEMTFDHDGGPYLRQTWTTWTTRPEGAERLRGSTGAVRVDVTGAQGYAHLEKDQIWFTETTYWRCLPGQEVEAPEGGGAGVEAPIAALELVSADPAGHAATWRGAAQGPRIEVATIEVAGTPQAAVVESVRRHYGLVNSELMVVGYMAAFGQEEQAYFSGRMARVAE, from the coding sequence ATGACTCTTTCTCTTCCTGACGGCCTGGCTCCCGAGGTCTACCCGCTGGCTTGGCTGGTGGGTTCCTGGCAGGGATTCGGTGAACTCGCCTACCCCGGCATCGACGCCGGCCTGGTGATTCACGAGATGACCTTCGACCACGACGGCGGCCCCTACCTGCGCCAGACGTGGACCACCTGGACCACGCGCCCCGAGGGCGCCGAGCGCCTGCGCGGATCCACCGGCGCGGTGCGGGTGGACGTCACCGGCGCGCAGGGGTACGCGCACCTGGAGAAGGACCAGATCTGGTTCACCGAAACCACCTACTGGCGCTGCCTGCCGGGCCAGGAGGTGGAAGCCCCCGAGGGAGGCGGCGCGGGCGTGGAGGCCCCCATCGCCGCCCTGGAGCTGGTCAGCGCCGACCCGGCCGGCCACGCCGCCACATGGCGCGGCGCCGCGCAGGGCCCGCGCATCGAGGTGGCCACGATCGAGGTGGCCGGCACCCCGCAGGCCGCCGTGGTCGAGTCGGTGCGCCGCCACTACGGGCTGGTGAACTCCGAGCTGATGGTGGTCGGTTACATGGCGGCCTTCGGCCAGGAGGAGCAGGCCTACTTCTCCGGGCGCATGGCCCGCGTGGCCGAGTAG